From one Methanobacterium alcaliphilum genomic stretch:
- a CDS encoding 4Fe-4S binding protein — protein MFLSTKKCDGRGECIKECPTDAIRLIDGKAFSCITCGACADACPNRAIFKNRYGGYVVDRAKCNACGVCEFTCPVNSIKIEDGIVKGICARCGICVDSCPLGARIDAFDIIEDRQLQFLESLNLAIQTPKKSSPEAKEVQRTNVVTDTDKCTLCRRCEYYCPTEAIIVNLDQKGICSECRICEDVCPADAIKDTTIDPEKCTLCLKCFRECPNDAIHMEDFELKIRKPQEGEEISGTIISCLNCGLCVDACQNDALRIVDGKIRCDPAICVECESPSCLEVCPVGTLRSADESGIGLKGYCVSCGRCIKACDVNEARSFKKVKWDGSVSEECISCGICSEICPKEAITLKRGTINVDMEKCILCEKCAIHCPVDAIPKTTLRKKSIKDGFTLIDNKLCMDCKLCEKICPEEAISETEDGRMWVDENKCIYCGACSNACPARAIIFEREFELSK, from the coding sequence ATGTTCTTATCAACAAAAAAATGTGACGGGCGAGGTGAATGTATAAAAGAGTGCCCTACTGATGCTATTCGGTTAATAGATGGCAAAGCCTTTAGTTGCATCACCTGTGGTGCTTGTGCTGATGCTTGCCCCAACAGGGCCATATTCAAGAATAGGTATGGTGGATACGTTGTCGACAGGGCCAAATGTAATGCTTGTGGTGTATGCGAATTCACCTGTCCAGTAAACAGTATAAAAATTGAAGACGGAATAGTGAAAGGTATTTGTGCAAGATGTGGTATATGTGTAGATTCATGCCCACTAGGTGCAAGAATAGATGCTTTCGACATAATAGAGGATCGTCAGCTGCAATTTTTGGAATCGTTAAATCTGGCTATCCAAACCCCTAAAAAAAGTTCACCAGAAGCAAAAGAAGTTCAACGGACCAATGTGGTAACTGACACGGATAAATGTACACTTTGCCGACGATGTGAATATTACTGCCCAACTGAAGCTATAATAGTTAACCTTGATCAAAAAGGCATCTGTAGTGAATGCCGTATTTGTGAGGATGTTTGCCCTGCTGATGCTATAAAGGATACAACCATTGATCCGGAAAAATGCACTTTATGTTTGAAATGCTTCAGAGAATGTCCAAATGATGCCATTCATATGGAAGATTTTGAACTAAAAATAAGAAAGCCTCAAGAAGGAGAAGAAATATCTGGAACTATTATTTCATGTTTAAATTGTGGCTTATGCGTTGATGCATGTCAAAATGATGCTTTAAGGATAGTTGATGGCAAAATAAGATGTGATCCTGCAATATGTGTTGAATGTGAATCGCCTAGCTGTCTGGAAGTATGTCCTGTGGGGACCTTAAGGTCGGCTGATGAATCCGGTATTGGCCTTAAAGGATACTGTGTATCTTGTGGGCGTTGTATTAAGGCTTGTGATGTAAATGAGGCACGCAGCTTTAAGAAAGTTAAATGGGATGGCAGTGTCAGCGAGGAATGTATATCTTGTGGTATCTGCTCAGAAATCTGCCCAAAAGAAGCTATAACTCTTAAAAGAGGCACAATAAATGTTGATATGGAAAAATGTATTCTCTGTGAGAAATGTGCTATTCACTGTCCGGTAGATGCTATACCCAAAACTACCCTGCGAAAGAAGTCCATTAAGGATGGGTTTACCTTAATTGATAATAAACTATGTATGGACTGTAAATTGTGTGAGAAAATATGTCCAGAAGAAGCTATTTCTGAGACAGAAGACGGTAGAATGTGGGTTGATGAAAATAAATGTATATACTGTGGTGCATGTTCTAATGCATGCCCTGCAAGAGCAATAATCTTTGAAAGAGAGTTTGAGCTTTCTAAATAA
- a CDS encoding 4Fe-4S binding protein, producing the protein MKNLIRVVLEGAYSNFKRIVFASDRVTDMELRSRILEGRVQPTDKVAEVSCIGCGGCSNACPTEAVEMKDLDEPVELMDGLVKSQLPVLNSEKCVHCYYCHDFCPMYALFGEAGTIHPNDVGVVDSDVKDMLEKPVKISDDKLAFISQFLSDKTIIKKKQDIKLAKLGKSLK; encoded by the coding sequence ATGAAAAATTTAATTAGAGTGGTGCTGGAAGGGGCATACAGTAATTTTAAGAGGATAGTTTTTGCCTCAGACAGGGTCACAGATATGGAGTTAAGGAGCCGTATCTTAGAGGGTAGGGTTCAACCTACTGATAAAGTGGCGGAAGTTTCTTGTATTGGTTGTGGTGGATGCTCTAATGCATGTCCTACTGAGGCTGTGGAAATGAAAGATCTGGATGAACCAGTAGAACTCATGGATGGGCTAGTTAAAAGTCAATTACCTGTTTTAAATAGTGAAAAATGTGTGCACTGTTATTATTGCCATGATTTCTGTCCCATGTATGCTCTTTTTGGAGAGGCAGGAACCATACATCCTAATGATGTGGGGGTAGTGGATTCAGATGTAAAAGACATGCTGGAAAAGCCGGTTAAAATTTCTGATGATAAATTGGCATTTATTTCTCAATTCTTATCTGATAAAACAATAATTAAGAAAAAACAAGACATTAAACTTGCTAAATTAGGTAAATCATTAAAATAA
- a CDS encoding NADH-quinone oxidoreductase subunit B family protein, which yields MSIKSYSRARAVHVMLVYTGGCNGCDIEIVNSIFSPKYDAEQYKIFLTWNPREADVLVVTGPVTKHNEKPLKEIYDAIPEPKAVIAAGACALMGGVYKNIHGDIPSEEIAGPVDKVIPVAAKVPGCAVRPEDVLAGAVAALPLLLEAK from the coding sequence ATGAGCATCAAATCTTATTCAAGGGCTAGAGCTGTGCATGTGATGCTGGTTTATACTGGAGGATGCAATGGGTGTGATATAGAAATTGTAAATTCTATATTCTCTCCTAAATATGATGCTGAACAATATAAAATATTCTTAACATGGAATCCAAGGGAAGCAGACGTTCTGGTAGTCACAGGACCAGTTACTAAACATAATGAAAAACCATTAAAGGAGATATATGATGCTATTCCTGAACCAAAGGCAGTTATTGCCGCTGGGGCATGTGCTTTGATGGGTGGTGTTTATAAGAACATTCATGGAGATATTCCATCAGAAGAAATTGCAGGGCCAGTTGATAAAGTAATACCTGTTGCTGCAAAAGTTCCGGGATGTGCTGTACGTCCTGAAGATGTTTTAGCAGGTGCAGTAGCAGCATTGCCACTTCTTTTGGAAGCCAAATAA
- a CDS encoding nickel-dependent hydrogenase large subunit, giving the protein MDEDKKSNRPGVIETEIAMGPVHSAAIEPYRVRLFVEDEIVRDAEITIGVNHRGIERIMEGLPVEKANSLTEKICGICSNVHIWNSVLVAEKGLGIEIPERASYIRIIMGELERLHSHFLYLAHGSEVLGHETFAMRLFYIRETVMELLRMIGGNRVQYGVSIIGGVRPRCELNEMRIQKIAEGMDYIEEKVMEFADRFLADPMVMSRITGVCAIPKKEALRLAVSGPTLRATGVEIDLRRDMKEYDPFEFDVITQDDGDVKSNLLMRVLEIPESIKIIRQAIKNLPPGPITDRSWEMQDTDIIKSYVEAPRGKLYHSYRLEDGRVRGSIVRTPSMSNIGAMQYACIGNHITDAQLGIVQCDPCFTCTDRAIQIIKL; this is encoded by the coding sequence ATGGATGAAGATAAAAAATCAAACCGGCCCGGAGTTATAGAAACTGAAATTGCCATGGGGCCAGTACACTCTGCCGCAATAGAACCTTACCGAGTGAGGCTTTTTGTAGAAGATGAAATAGTTAGAGATGCAGAAATCACAATTGGTGTAAATCACAGAGGTATAGAACGTATAATGGAAGGACTTCCTGTTGAAAAGGCAAATAGTCTCACAGAAAAGATTTGTGGAATTTGCTCTAATGTGCATATTTGGAATTCAGTTCTTGTAGCTGAAAAAGGACTTGGAATTGAAATTCCGGAAAGAGCAAGTTATATCCGCATTATTATGGGGGAATTAGAACGATTACACAGTCATTTTCTCTATTTGGCTCATGGAAGTGAAGTTTTAGGTCACGAAACTTTTGCTATGAGGCTTTTCTATATAAGGGAGACAGTAATGGAACTTCTTCGAATGATTGGGGGAAACAGAGTCCAATACGGTGTATCTATTATAGGGGGAGTCAGACCTCGATGTGAGCTTAATGAAATGAGGATTCAGAAAATAGCCGAAGGTATGGATTATATTGAAGAAAAAGTAATGGAATTTGCAGATCGTTTTCTGGCAGATCCTATGGTTATGTCTCGTATCACGGGTGTATGTGCTATACCCAAAAAGGAGGCGCTTCGCTTAGCAGTTTCTGGCCCGACTTTACGTGCAACTGGGGTGGAAATAGATCTTAGAAGAGACATGAAAGAATATGATCCCTTTGAATTTGATGTGATTACTCAAGATGATGGTGATGTTAAATCAAACCTTCTTATGCGGGTTCTGGAGATACCGGAATCTATAAAAATTATTCGCCAGGCAATAAAAAACCTCCCACCGGGTCCTATAACTGATAGATCCTGGGAAATGCAAGACACTGATATTATCAAGAGTTATGTTGAAGCACCGCGTGGAAAACTGTACCATTCTTATCGACTAGAAGATGGTAGAGTTAGGGGATCCATTGTCAGAACACCATCTATGTCTAACATTGGTGCTATGCAATATGCTTGCATTGGAAATCATATTACTGATGCTCAGCTGGGTATTGTACAATGTGATCCGTGTTTTACTTGCACTGATAGGGCTATTCAAATAATAAAACTTTAA
- a CDS encoding respiratory chain complex I subunit 1 family protein produces the protein MEASTIIYSTAAVIGTIIVAFIVSVWLPGIERKFVHARIQQRIGPPISSPGFMAPLKFFFKETIVPNSPLPRLYNALPLFALASIFFILLFLTPQMYFLGALTSVIAIVGLLKVEEVIYVFMGSLSRSVMSMDMPFPDVVKGAKHQGLSRSFLEDLSSMRAFRLIAFGSFPLYLAIFVPVAMAGSIFLGDIVAYQQTHGPVLFSVAGIIGAIVFFIGYMILLNEYPFAILKTKADVIEGPYMEYAAKYRAYNYITRGFLMFTLGALFSVLFLGIPPNIFSIGILVNIAVALIFPIFMAVMSAFSPIFTYKQFYPVVAGVSLLGILAIIAAFI, from the coding sequence ATGGAAGCTTCTACAATCATATATTCGACAGCAGCAGTCATTGGAACCATAATCGTGGCATTCATAGTCAGCGTTTGGCTTCCAGGGATTGAAAGAAAATTTGTACATGCGCGTATTCAACAGAGGATTGGGCCTCCTATCTCCAGTCCGGGGTTTATGGCTCCTTTGAAGTTTTTTTTCAAGGAAACCATAGTTCCTAATTCACCACTACCACGATTATATAATGCTCTTCCATTATTTGCATTAGCATCTATATTTTTTATACTGCTATTTCTAACGCCGCAAATGTATTTTTTAGGGGCTTTAACCAGTGTAATTGCTATTGTCGGCCTTTTAAAGGTAGAAGAAGTAATTTATGTATTTATGGGGTCTCTTTCAAGATCTGTAATGTCGATGGACATGCCATTTCCTGATGTTGTTAAGGGAGCTAAACATCAAGGATTATCTAGATCATTTTTAGAAGACTTAAGTTCTATGAGAGCATTCAGATTAATTGCATTTGGGTCATTCCCCCTATATTTGGCCATATTTGTTCCAGTAGCCATGGCAGGGAGTATTTTCTTAGGGGATATTGTTGCTTACCAGCAAACACACGGACCTGTACTTTTCTCTGTTGCAGGAATTATTGGGGCCATAGTGTTCTTCATAGGCTACATGATTCTTTTGAATGAATATCCTTTCGCGATTCTTAAAACAAAAGCAGATGTTATTGAAGGCCCTTATATGGAATATGCTGCAAAATACAGAGCTTATAACTATATAACTCGAGGATTCTTAATGTTCACATTAGGTGCTTTATTTTCAGTCTTATTCTTGGGAATACCTCCTAACATATTTAGCATAGGGATACTAGTCAATATTGCTGTTGCTTTAATATTCCCTATATTTATGGCAGTAATGAGTGCATTTTCACCTATATTTACTTATAAACAATTTTATCCTGTGGTGGCAGGTGTTTCTTTGTTAGGTATACTGGCTATAATTGCTGCATTCATATGA
- a CDS encoding energy-converting hydrogenase B subunit P has protein sequence MKFVVRPHHIISLGGYIVEVEFPYRNIIVVNPTPEPIKIEIPVFTEDWIQEHQDLGLDITPVKEEDNYLRMWRKEKARLEQIKSKILENTEQ, from the coding sequence ATGAAATTTGTTGTTAGACCTCACCATATCATTAGTTTAGGTGGATATATTGTCGAAGTAGAATTTCCTTACCGAAATATTATCGTTGTGAATCCCACTCCAGAACCAATTAAAATAGAAATTCCGGTCTTTACAGAGGACTGGATCCAAGAACATCAAGATTTGGGTCTTGATATAACACCTGTTAAAGAAGAAGATAACTACTTGAGAATGTGGCGAAAGGAAAAGGCCCGATTAGAGCAAATTAAATCTAAAATTTTGGAAAATACAGAGCAATAG
- a CDS encoding pyridoxamine 5'-phosphate oxidase family protein has translation MPNFKKPMRRRDKSINEISSVYSILKNALVLRLGLCYNSIPYIVPLNFVFDENIKPNGLIYSHSALNGLKIDIIRENKSVCFEVEQDVQIIGSPNPCNWGMKYKSVIGHGKAYFEDNKEIKINVLNQLMEKYSGETSNYIYNDDALDSICIIKVNIGSLTGKKSG, from the coding sequence ATGCCCAATTTTAAAAAACCCATGCGTAGAAGAGATAAATCAATAAATGAAATCTCTTCAGTATATTCCATTTTAAAAAATGCATTGGTGTTGAGATTAGGGTTATGTTATAATAGTATTCCTTACATAGTCCCTTTAAATTTTGTTTTTGATGAAAATATCAAACCCAATGGTTTAATTTATTCGCATTCGGCTTTAAATGGATTAAAAATTGATATAATTCGTGAAAATAAGAGCGTATGTTTTGAAGTAGAACAGGATGTGCAGATTATCGGTTCCCCTAATCCTTGCAATTGGGGCATGAAATACAAATCAGTAATTGGGCATGGCAAAGCATACTTTGAAGATAACAAAGAAATCAAAATTAATGTTCTTAATCAATTAATGGAGAAATATTCTGGTGAAACTTCAAATTATATCTATAATGACGATGCCCTGGATTCTATTTGTATTATAAAAGTTAATATTGGTTCTCTCACAGGCAAAAAATCAGGATAA
- a CDS encoding DUF5612 domain-containing protein has protein sequence MGKIAISIKTVERPGVLSHITEMIAKKDINITYTHLFVEKDGSGSIYLELEECGDVEKLLNQIKKAQPVKEVILHKSLDEIYGKRIIIIGGGAQVSQVAMGAISEADRHNIRGERISIDTIPLVGEMELAEAVSAVGRLPRVGALVLAGSLMGGKITEEVEKIKKEHETIIISLSMPGSVTEKVDLIITDPIQAGVMAVMAVADTAIFDIKKVGRKKF, from the coding sequence ATGGGCAAAATAGCTATATCAATAAAGACTGTGGAGCGACCTGGAGTTTTAAGCCATATAACTGAGATGATAGCTAAAAAAGACATAAATATAACTTATACTCATCTATTCGTTGAAAAAGATGGGTCCGGTTCCATATATTTGGAATTAGAAGAATGTGGTGATGTTGAAAAGTTATTAAATCAAATAAAAAAAGCTCAACCTGTAAAAGAAGTTATTTTACATAAATCTCTTGATGAAATTTATGGTAAGCGGATAATTATTATTGGGGGAGGGGCTCAAGTATCTCAAGTAGCTATGGGTGCAATTAGCGAAGCTGACCGACACAATATTCGCGGAGAAAGAATCAGTATTGATACCATTCCTTTAGTGGGGGAAATGGAACTTGCGGAGGCAGTTTCGGCCGTGGGGCGTCTTCCAAGAGTAGGGGCTCTTGTTTTAGCTGGATCTTTGATGGGTGGAAAAATTACAGAAGAAGTTGAGAAGATTAAAAAAGAACACGAAACAATAATCATCAGCCTCAGTATGCCTGGAAGTGTCACAGAAAAGGTAGATTTAATTATAACAGACCCTATACAAGCAGGAGTAATGGCTGTAATGGCTGTAGCCGACACTGCAATATTCGATATAAAAAAAGTTGGAAGAAAAAAATTTTAA
- a CDS encoding CRISPR-associated protein Cas4 has product MTIKVSYISEYLFCPLKIYYRYHLDENETSMNKSLIKLHLHQDFNELIKNNLWYVKKGMDLVEIENILSKDLNQVIEKNLEILNIEEEPSVQLNHLKKSMYEKYVFESQFIAYKIKLIANNLQKDGSELNEILFPPHIQSYSIYDPSLSLAGNIKKIEIVDGKYYPVEIKLSSPPLRGVWDSDALKIAAYSILIEQEFDTEVLVGFIEYTHIMERRPVTIDSELREGLFSVLDDIRDIAYHGSVPEIEININKCSKCKYYELCHGEYNS; this is encoded by the coding sequence ATGACAATAAAAGTATCGTATATATCGGAGTATTTGTTCTGTCCACTGAAAATTTATTATAGATATCATCTAGATGAGAATGAAACAAGTATGAACAAATCTTTAATAAAGTTGCATTTGCATCAAGATTTCAATGAATTAATAAAAAATAATTTATGGTACGTAAAAAAAGGCATGGATTTAGTAGAAATAGAAAATATTCTTTCAAAAGATCTTAATCAAGTCATAGAAAAAAATTTAGAAATATTAAACATTGAAGAAGAGCCATCAGTCCAATTAAATCATCTAAAAAAATCAATGTACGAAAAATATGTCTTCGAATCACAGTTTATAGCATATAAAATAAAATTAATTGCAAATAATCTTCAAAAAGATGGTTCAGAACTAAATGAGATTTTATTTCCACCTCATATTCAAAGTTACAGCATATATGATCCCAGTTTAAGTCTTGCAGGAAATATAAAAAAAATTGAAATAGTTGATGGAAAATATTATCCTGTTGAGATTAAATTATCAAGCCCTCCACTGCGTGGGGTTTGGGATTCTGATGCTTTGAAAATTGCAGCATATTCTATCCTAATTGAGCAAGAATTTGATACAGAAGTTTTAGTTGGTTTCATAGAATATACTCATATAATGGAACGACGACCAGTAACCATTGATAGCGAATTACGAGAAGGATTGTTTAGTGTGCTGGATGATATCAGGGACATTGCTTATCATGGATCTGTTCCTGAAATAGAGATTAACATCAATAAATGTTCAAAATGCAAGTATTATGAACTGTGTCATGGCGAATATAATTCTTAA
- a CDS encoding homoserine dehydrogenase, producing the protein MDKSTINIGLIGFGTIGSGVVEIFNQNSDLIEKKTGKKVNLKKVVDLDITTDRGVKIDPSQLSTDVNDILEDPSIDIVIELIGGYEPALGFILKAIENRKHVVTANKALLAKHWNEIMSAAEKKNVRISFEASVGGGIPLLQPLNESLAANKIEAIYGIINGTANYILTKMSNEGLNFEEVLKEAQIKGYAEQDPTFDIEGHDTAQKLIILTILGFGAYVKQEKFHVEGITHITSEDIKFAKDNHYVIKLLGISQIIDGELEVRVHPTLIPKTHLLASVNDVYNGVYLVGDFLGPAMMYGQGAGMEATASAVLGDCIDIINNPLKRVPYGPQKSLVKSIKNIEDVTSKYYIRLTALDQAGVLQAVSGILNDFNISIESVLQKKTSNGDKVPIYMVTHEASEKNIRQALTIINQLEVVQSPSLFIRIL; encoded by the coding sequence ATGGATAAAAGTACCATAAACATCGGCCTTATTGGCTTTGGAACTATAGGATCCGGTGTTGTAGAAATATTCAATCAAAACTCAGATTTAATAGAAAAAAAAACTGGAAAAAAAGTTAATCTAAAAAAAGTTGTAGATCTAGATATAACTACAGATCGGGGCGTTAAAATTGACCCATCACAACTATCTACAGATGTTAACGACATTTTAGAAGATCCAAGTATAGACATAGTTATTGAATTAATTGGAGGATATGAACCAGCACTTGGATTTATTTTAAAAGCTATTGAAAATAGGAAACATGTTGTTACTGCTAACAAAGCTCTTTTAGCAAAACACTGGAATGAAATAATGTCTGCTGCTGAGAAAAAAAATGTTAGAATTTCATTTGAAGCTAGTGTAGGTGGAGGTATTCCTCTGCTTCAACCCTTAAATGAATCATTAGCTGCAAACAAAATAGAAGCAATTTATGGTATAATAAATGGTACTGCAAATTATATTCTAACAAAAATGAGCAATGAAGGACTAAATTTTGAAGAGGTATTAAAAGAAGCTCAAATAAAAGGTTATGCGGAACAAGACCCAACATTTGACATAGAAGGACATGATACAGCGCAAAAATTGATTATTTTAACTATTTTAGGATTCGGGGCTTACGTAAAACAAGAAAAATTCCATGTAGAAGGAATTACCCATATAACGTCTGAAGACATCAAATTTGCTAAAGACAACCATTACGTTATCAAACTCCTCGGAATTTCCCAAATCATTGATGGAGAATTAGAAGTTAGAGTACATCCGACATTAATACCTAAAACCCATTTATTAGCCTCTGTAAATGACGTTTATAATGGAGTGTACTTGGTTGGGGATTTCCTTGGTCCGGCCATGATGTATGGGCAGGGCGCAGGTATGGAAGCCACCGCCAGCGCAGTTTTAGGAGATTGCATAGACATTATTAACAATCCATTGAAAAGAGTACCTTACGGGCCACAGAAAAGTCTGGTTAAATCCATTAAGAATATTGAAGATGTGACCTCGAAATATTATATTCGATTAACTGCTCTAGATCAAGCAGGAGTTCTACAAGCAGTTTCAGGAATTTTAAATGACTTTAATATTAGTATTGAATCCGTTCTCCAAAAGAAAACCAGCAACGGAGATAAAGTACCAATATACATGGTAACACATGAAGCTTCAGAAAAAAACATCCGCCAAGCCCTTACCATTATAAATCAGTTAGAAGTGGTTCAGAGCCCCAGTTTATTTATCCGAATTTTGTAG
- a CDS encoding DNA polymerase subunit beta: MRARPRDFIYTKDDLFFATTSYLHPEDRILAFLRYIPDDEGERSINGQKYSKVDSEQAYNFLKENYPHYLYECDNTRVEMMGVPLNKIKTILKPNERLKELKKENSEDPLLQKVILVADTFHEEASIPYDSMGISGSILPGLYDPKNSDIDFVVYGLSNHRLAMQTFAKLKDNNKNGNFFSIDDEYWEKVYNKRIKDSTLSLDEFCWYEKRKNNRGIVKGTLFDILATKEWNEIKGVWGDTRYEPMGFITVECTVSNALAAFDNPATYEVEDIKIIDGPHVEIKEIASFTHTYSGQALEGEKIISRGKLEKVIGSQETYRVVVGTTRESLNEFIKLKKSPTTPL; the protein is encoded by the coding sequence ATGAGAGCCCGACCCCGAGATTTCATATATACCAAGGATGATTTGTTTTTTGCCACCACATCATACCTGCATCCTGAAGACAGGATACTGGCCTTCTTACGTTATATTCCTGACGATGAAGGAGAACGATCCATAAACGGTCAAAAATATTCCAAAGTTGATTCAGAACAGGCTTACAATTTTCTTAAAGAAAATTATCCCCATTATTTATATGAATGCGATAATACCCGAGTGGAAATGATGGGAGTACCTTTAAATAAGATAAAAACTATTTTAAAGCCTAATGAAAGATTAAAAGAACTTAAAAAGGAAAATTCTGAAGATCCTTTGCTTCAAAAAGTTATTTTAGTGGCTGACACATTCCATGAAGAAGCAAGCATTCCCTATGATAGCATGGGGATTTCTGGATCAATTCTACCGGGTCTTTATGATCCAAAAAATTCAGATATTGATTTCGTTGTTTATGGACTATCCAATCATCGTTTAGCCATGCAAACTTTTGCTAAACTCAAAGATAATAACAAAAATGGAAATTTTTTTAGTATAGACGACGAATACTGGGAAAAAGTATATAACAAACGGATAAAGGATTCCACATTGAGCCTTGATGAATTTTGCTGGTATGAAAAAAGAAAAAACAATAGAGGAATAGTTAAAGGGACTCTTTTTGATATCCTAGCTACAAAAGAATGGAATGAAATTAAAGGAGTTTGGGGAGATACACGCTATGAACCTATGGGTTTTATAACTGTAGAATGCACAGTTTCCAATGCTCTTGCTGCATTTGATAACCCCGCGACATACGAAGTGGAAGACATTAAAATAATAGACGGTCCCCATGTTGAAATCAAGGAAATTGCATCATTTACCCATACTTATTCGGGGCAAGCATTAGAAGGTGAAAAAATAATATCTCGAGGGAAATTAGAAAAAGTCATTGGTTCCCAGGAAACTTATAGAGTGGTGGTAGGAACAACCAGAGAATCATTAAATGAGTTTATAAAACTAAAAAAATCCCCAACAACACCCTTATAA
- a CDS encoding DUF366 family protein — translation MKIIHQHLKETSCYDGSPIQPLWALDKYGIKGSSIISWMGPMEIKAENIVDVEDVGLEIKSDNMAHFIVEHFDCQPADIRICYHRQRILVMLLKEELRSFGIECKRRGDDLFVNSKKLTVSIATISPTSMKIHLGMNITSEGTPDDVKTIGFFECNESLNEKDIVNLINNVSKNYIDEINDIEQDITKTRSFY, via the coding sequence ATGAAAATTATTCATCAACATTTAAAGGAAACATCATGTTATGATGGCAGTCCCATACAACCTCTATGGGCCTTGGATAAATATGGTATAAAAGGTTCCAGTATTATCTCTTGGATGGGTCCTATGGAAATTAAAGCTGAAAATATTGTGGATGTTGAAGATGTAGGTTTAGAAATAAAATCAGATAATATGGCACATTTTATAGTGGAACACTTTGATTGTCAACCGGCGGATATAAGAATCTGCTATCACCGTCAGAGAATACTGGTAATGTTATTAAAAGAAGAACTTAGGTCTTTTGGCATTGAATGTAAAAGGCGGGGTGATGATTTATTTGTTAATTCTAAAAAACTCACAGTTTCTATAGCTACCATATCACCAACCAGCATGAAAATCCACTTGGGAATGAATATTACCAGCGAAGGTACTCCGGATGATGTAAAAACCATAGGTTTTTTTGAATGCAATGAATCACTTAACGAAAAAGACATAGTAAATCTGATAAATAATGTTTCAAAGAATTATATTGATGAAATAAATGATATTGAACAGGATATAACTAAAACAAGAAGTTTTTATTAA
- a CDS encoding 6-carboxytetrahydropterin synthase, translated as MKIVMNGIHANLRFSAAHMIPEHDSCGCIHGHSYIVDVEVEGERSGKFGFVADFKEVKGIVREVCAKLDHKVLIPLENDLITFKSIGGAVEFTIADKDYKLPREDCFLLDLKSSSAEDLAEYFAEQIFHKLIDKGAKISSVQICVNEGIGQGAFYTKGH; from the coding sequence ATGAAAATTGTTATGAATGGTATACATGCTAATTTAAGATTTTCTGCAGCGCATATGATCCCGGAACATGATTCATGTGGTTGTATTCACGGACATTCGTATATTGTGGATGTTGAAGTGGAAGGCGAACGCAGTGGAAAATTTGGCTTTGTGGCTGATTTTAAAGAAGTTAAAGGAATAGTGCGGGAAGTATGTGCTAAACTGGATCATAAAGTGTTAATTCCCCTGGAAAATGATTTAATCACATTTAAGTCGATAGGTGGTGCTGTGGAATTTACTATCGCAGATAAAGATTATAAATTGCCTCGAGAAGATTGTTTTCTTTTAGATTTAAAATCCAGTTCTGCAGAAGACCTGGCAGAATATTTTGCAGAACAGATTTTTCATAAATTGATTGATAAAGGCGCTAAAATATCCAGTGTACAGATTTGTGTAAATGAAGGTATTGGTCAGGGTGCTTTTTATACTAAGGGGCATTGA